The Aphidius gifuensis isolate YNYX2018 linkage group LG2, ASM1490517v1, whole genome shotgun sequence DNA window ttaaaaaacattttaatgagagaaaaaaatatcttacTGTTTATATACGTAGTGCCattgaataacaataataattgtaaaaaataaaaaaatataaaaaaaaaaaaaataaaataataatggcgACTTGGGAATGTagtatatttaatgatgatgttaaCAGTGATATTCTCGATGATAATTTAGATGATATACTAGTTGATCATGATCTTCAAGATTGTCTTGATGATAGTTTGGATTTATCAAATTTCGATCATACCTATGAACAATCACTTGGTCTTGATTACTccgaaaaatttattgatgatggtACATTTTCAccaaaatttaatgatgataatataactgggtatgtattatttaattattcattaatttcataatataaaaaactatttttataaccaacaaattaaatttatctcattaaaaaatttagctcaaacaattttaaatataactttttttaaaaattaaatactccATGAATTTAGTGTCTCTTCCATATAAGgtcattagaaaattttaaaaaacattaacaacaatgcttaattaataatattaaattaaaaaaataatataatcattattttcttaatgttattaaaataacaaaattcctgctatatttaaatattaattatttttaagtaatatcattattaatgtGTCCTTccaaactaaaaataaaataaccacgtttttttttctttttctttttggaaACTAAAATATGATGTCACAACATATTAAATgtcataaatttttgtttttttttttttacatgaacaGGTGTGCTGTTGAtgccaaataatatattatattttttaaaatttaaatcaatttttagtCAACAAAGCTGTGctaattaatatgaaaataattatatcaatttttaattaattaaaattagattggtaattttgtttgtttatttttttttcaagttatattCATCATACAATTAGTCCAAATGAAATATACATGAGAATACATCCAGGTCAGGATGATTCAATGCCAGATGATCCATCTCAtgcaacaataacaattgagAGTACTGATCCAGATACAAATCAAAAACATATTAGTCGTTATGAATGTGAATATGATGGTTGTGCTAGAACTTACAGCACTGTTGGAAATCTCAGGACTCATATGAAAACTCACAAaggttatttaaataattactaaattaatttaatttataattaatcatattgcttagcattattatttaaataatcaacttgatattatattttttttaaatgcttacaatgatgttaattaaatttttaaaaattaaaaaaaaaaaaagtggtgagtagatgaatattatatacatatgtcatttgttatttttgtccgcagtttattataaaaaatttaaatttattttgtctttataattatgtaattaaataaatttggatGTTCAATGAGTCAAATTCAATCTGCATGTTCATATTGGTTAgtcaattatattaaataaatataaataattatttgtttaatattatattaacagtacaaaaatttattactttagttataaaattaatttgaattgttttgttttttcttttttaggaGAATATCGTTTCAAGTGTGCTGATCCTCAATGTGGCAAGGCATTTTTAACATCATAcagtttaaaaattcatgttaGAGTACATACAAAAGTAAAACCATTTGAATGTAATCATGGTGGTTGTGAAAAAGCATTCAATACATTGTATAGATTACGTGCACATCAAAGATTACATAGTGGTAATACATTTAATTGTGAAGAAACTGgttgtgttaaattttttacaacattaagtgatttaaaaaaacatatacgtACACATACACAAGAAAGACCATATAAATGTCATGAAAAAGATTGTGGTAAAGCATTTACAGCATCACATCATTTAAAAACTCATAAACGTACTCATACTGGTGAACGTCCATATACATGTCCACATGATACATGTCAACGTTCATTTACAACACCACATAGTTTAAAAAGTCATCttaaaacacataaaaaaacattaataaatattgatgaaatacaacaaaataatgaaaaacaaaaaattattataactgcTGATATATTAAGTGATAATTCATTACCATCATTTACATTAACATCATTAAATACAAtagatattgataataataataaacaacaacaagataataataatacgtgtaaaaatattcattcgtgtgataataatcatgtacaaattccatcatcatcaccatcatcaccatcaccaccagcAGCACCAACATtaacagcatcatcatcatcatcatcatcatctacaaTTACAACTATACCAGtgtcaccaccaccaccagcaccatcaacatcatcgtcatctggatttacaacaattgaaataaaagataataataatttcacaaATTCAACATTAGAATTATATCaacaatgtaataataatattgttgatattaaaaataatcatgacaataaaattgataaattaccaTTGAAtttagaacaaaaaataatacgtgatggtattaataatacaattgctgaattaactgataataatgaaaataatgaattatttaataatacaattgataCATTAacatttgttgataatgtaAATGATAATAGTCAATCAGAAGCTGTTGAATTAGCAATTGCAtctgaagaagaagaaatacCATCACCATGGATTGATGTTATGGCATTGGCAACATCACCACCATCATTAAGAACAGAAACATGGCCAGAAATAAATGCATTTCCAACAGCTGTACAATCACTTGTTGATATTGTTGGTCCAGAACCATATGCTAttgttaataatcaacaacaacaacaacaacaacaaacaacaaTGGATCCAACAATACAATTGAATAGTTCAATCATACAACAGATACCACAAATaccaattgaaataaatgatttatcaatgaatattattaataaaaaaagtaaaaaaaatatattacaaaaaataacagcTGATGCTGATATTTGTAAATGTACTGATTGTAAATGtgatcataataaaaattgtcaaaataataagACAAATgattattgtgattatgatattaataaaaattcacaaatgaaaattgttaGTGAAATTGTATCATGTTTACAGAGTAAATGTGGTTGCGATAATAGAAGTGATAATTGTGATTCTTGTTGTgttgttatttgtttaaaaacacttcatcaattacaaaaagtatttaaacaaaattgttgtaatagtagtaataataatttaggtGGTTGTTGTAAAACAAAAGCTGCTAATATTGACCATAATAATATGGCTTTTTCCatgatgtaaattttttctaatttaaaatcatttaatcgatttttaaatatttttttttgtttgaattaattcttctttttgtttttgttgatatatattattaatttcactagtcaatttttattttacaataattctttttatatttattttttttttatcaaaatttttctttgcaTTTAGAGTTTATCTgagaattttttcaaacaaaaagaaaCAAGTAGAATactgatttctttttttttttttttttatacaaataactATTTATCTTTtgctttaatattttattttttttttttaaatatatcattgttatatattactgagtttttaattttatctcttattttttttttgcagttagccaaatttattgtaaaattgttatttttatgatgtaATGACTATAACAtgactatatttatttttaataaactagcaatatttgtttatgccaagaataaaaatgaaaaaaaaaaaaaaattacgtgccattgaaaaaaatatatatattcataaattttaataatataaaatttttgaaattgaaaaaaatatatattaaataatgttaagttttatgtgaatttttataaaatataatttgaatgaaaaaatatatatcaattgttttcgaataaatttactaattgaaaataaaatttataaaaataataatataattttgttaattgtgTTCGACCATAATGATCATTAGAAATTttcgaaatgaaaaattaatttatattcaaaaaaaaacaatcaaacacagaataataattttgttttttttcttttatctatttttgaattatattttacagatGAGTAGTAACAAGAGATGTTGATAACATtctttctaaaatttaatcatcaattgaattttattttataaattgtatttttgtttttatttacgcAGATGCTGATACAAGTGCTTCAGCAACTTCAACAGCAATAGCTGCTTCTGCTTTGTCTTTTTCTGATGAAGCAGAGCTCAATTGTTGTTGTgctttgtttaaaatatctttAGCAGCTGAGTTATCCAAACTTTCAACAGCATGTGCTTCTTCAGCCAAAAtctatcaacaaaaataaataaataaaattatttataaattgtctaGATGATTCGTcatgttaatgataaatttataagcaACCCATCAACTCATtcaatttgttgatgattcatcaacacTGTCAACGAGTATAAACAATTgactgataaattaataataaaaaaaattatttatacctgAACACTGGAGTCTTCATTGATGGTAACAGTACCTGATGaaacaaatacttttttagTATCACCACTTTCTTCATAAACAGTAACAACACCTGGTTTCAATACAGCAAGTGTTGGTACATGCTTTGGAAGAATACCAAATGAACCAGAAAATGATGGTACATCAACTTGACGAATGCTCACTTGATCATAGAATACCTTGATAAATTCaccaacaaattaattaattaatcatcagAATATAATCATGACcttcttctttattttaattgatatttagaaaaataaaaaatacctgATTTGCACCAGCCAAAGTGAATTTCATCTCATTTCCAGCTTCAGCATAATTTCTAACTTGACTGTAAACAGTTCTGAAGACTGGTCGTAGTGTACGTGTTAAACTTGccattgtttaattaatatttatctgaaatataagtttatattgttaataattaatttataaatatcacgTTTGACACAACTGTTACATCACAGACAATCTATCCAAGGCTTAACCCCcattttgtttacttttttttatattattgtgttaAATTTCGAATTGTTCTTATTCAACttggattatttattgtttaaaaatttttttagtttcatttattgttaattagaCATTTGTTAACTTACCGATTAAATTAGCTTTgtcgatatttatttaataatttaataaaaaattattaatggcCAGATATTTTTCAGAGTGTTTTTTCTGCGCCTGTGTAAAATGCAAGTTGATCAAGTTAACGTTTGACGGCGCTTTAAGCgcttttaatttctattttattctaCATATATcgttaatcattattatcgcGTACGCGTAACacgtgttataaatttttgctaaatttcattgatttttctgTGGCTAAATCAggtttgataaatcaatatttaattagtaataaaaaacacttgtttagattattttttcttcaatattttaatcaacaatttctttatttatcgtcaaaaaaaaatatatatatttaactatgcgttcatttgatttatgattattaaattatttgccataaaaaatttaaatttatcattatggttttaataaatatttaatcaacaatcTTGACAGTCCAATAATatgtattgtttatatttacagtaTTTACTCATAAATCATGATGAGTGCAAAGAGGATACGTATTGAGGAAGATCAACAAGTCTCTGCAGATGATGTTGAGGAGAAAATGGATCTAATTAACTctcttgataataattcattagcaCAAGTATTCATACTGCTGCCAGTATCTGAGAGgatataggtatattatttagcttgttgatattaatgttttaaatgtttcaaatttaatattttctattctAGTTTGTtccaaatggaaagaggcctgtcaactagcttggtatgacatcaaaaaatacaaatgtacgGATGCAATTGTTCGTAGttatgaaaaatgtattttaacacaatcatacgtagaaaaaatattattcaattgtggtatttatttaaaagaattgattctttcaaaaatttgtgattcaagtatcatgccaATAGTTGCTAAACActgcaaaaatttaacaacacttGAATTTGAAATTGTCAGATTTGAAACTTATGATACTAAACGCTTTGTTAAAGCATTCACACAGATGAAGCAATTGAAAGTcgttaaaatacatatatctgGAGATAgatttcaatttcaaatacTGAATAGTCttccaaaaaatataaatgaaattcatttattttttagaccTTATGAACAGGCAGAAGCGTTGGGTTTGGACCCAATACAATGGTTTTGGGTAAGCAGCTATCattatatagttttttgttttttatgtgtaaaaaaaataaatttgaaagaaaaatttttttttattttttacatattttctatatttttttaaaaaattcaaatattaagctagcacaacttttttaataatcatcgaatctcaatgcaattgggcttaaaattttgggcaaattatgtgttttttatgtgtgaagaaataaatttgaaagaaaattttttttttattttttacatttttttaaaaaattcaaatattaagctagcacaactttttcaataatcatcgcctctcgatgcaattgggcttaaaattttgaaaagtgaattatgtgtttttatgtgtgaagaaataaatttgaaagaaaaattttttaaaatattttatatttttttaaaatattgacatATTGCTAgcacaaatttttattaattattagatcttgatgcaattgggcttgaaattttgtagtgaattatgtgttttatgtgaagaaataaatttgttagaaaattttttttattttttacatttttaaaaattctaataatattaagctagcaaaactttcaataatcatcggatctcgatgcaattaataaaattttgtgcgaattatgtgttttatgtgtgaagaaaataaaaatttaaaagaaaatttttttaaatattttatatttttttaaaatattgacatattaaatctagcacaacttttttcaataatcatcggatcttaatGCAATTGGGCATCTTAAAaattgtgcgaattatgtgtttttatgtgtgaagaaataattcaaaacaaaaatttttaaatattttttattttttaaaattgacatattaaggttgtattaatttttgctAATTAACATTcaatttgttgatgttattagactaaaaacatgaattatgtgtgatttatgtaaataaataaattaataataatttttgtcaatttattattaatttattttttatgataatacttgtgtttataaaatcaatgaacaatgaaccTTTTAGAAGGTATAGATACAGGCGCGCGTAGCGCGCCAATGTTCTcgttcatataaaatttacaaaaaacaatacataattaataataactattgctatgaatttaaaattaaaataatacaatgtgttttttttttttctttgtgacTTTCAAACGAATGACAAGTTTCTATCATTCtcagtcaaataaaaaataccgcAGTACAATTgtggtatttaaaaatgttttaacatataaaacagcttaattaaattattcaaaaaaaaatcattaaacaaaaaaaatatatatgatggAATAATTAATACACTAATTAAAGgacgaaataaaatatttattcaaattgatatacataaaacaaataactcaaatatttattactgttagaaaaaaaaaaaattaaattaattacttgattttttttttatttaccattaaacaataaattttattttcatatcaacttttttttacaacaacgattcattatttttaatctctaGAATCTTCGAAACgatttgtaatataatttgggcattgtattttttctacagatgttctttttaataaactacTAATTACTTGAATGCAAGTGTCCGATGGTTCATCATATATCGattgaaaaacttgaatttcTCCAGGCAATCGTAATCCTAATCCTTCTTTTGCTTCATATATTTTCAGctcaatatttttacaatcatcAGGATATTTACGTGTGTTAAAACCTTTTCCATTGACATGTTTAGATTCTACATAGTAATCTTTATCACCATTACGAGtacattttattgaaaagtaCATGGTATAAAATCCATCATAAGAAACTTGAACAACTCCTGATTTTGCTGATACATTTGTTGcaataaatgcaaaaaatataactgacaataaaattattttcattttgaatatttctCTGTaacacaatattaatattattaattttaaaatacaattattatttattatttaaatataa harbors:
- the LOC122848196 gene encoding probable serine/threonine-protein kinase DDB_G0282963, with the protein product MATWECSIFNDDVNSDILDDNLDDILVDHDLQDCLDDSLDLSNFDHTYEQSLGLDYSEKFIDDGTFSPKFNDDNITGYIHHTISPNEIYMRIHPGQDDSMPDDPSHATITIESTDPDTNQKHISRYECEYDGCARTYSTVGNLRTHMKTHKGEYRFKCADPQCGKAFLTSYSLKIHVRVHTKVKPFECNHGGCEKAFNTLYRLRAHQRLHSGNTFNCEETGCVKFFTTLSDLKKHIRTHTQERPYKCHEKDCGKAFTASHHLKTHKRTHTGERPYTCPHDTCQRSFTTPHSLKSHLKTHKKTLINIDEIQQNNEKQKIIITADILSDNSLPSFTLTSLNTIDIDNNNKQQQDNNNTCKNIHSCDNNHVQIPSSSPSSPSPPAAPTLTASSSSSSSSTITTIPVSPPPPAPSTSSSSGFTTIEIKDNNNFTNSTLELYQQCNNNIVDIKNNHDNKIDKLPLNLEQKIIRDGINNTIAELTDNNENNELFNNTIDTLTFVDNVNDNSQSEAVELAIASEEEEIPSPWIDVMALATSPPSLRTETWPEINAFPTAVQSLVDIVGPEPYAIVNNQQQQQQQQTTMDPTIQLNSSIIQQIPQIPIEINDLSMNIINKKSKKNILQKITADADICKCTDCKCDHNKNCQNNKTNDYCDYDINKNSQMKIVSEIVSCLQSKCGCDNRSDNCDSCCVVICLKTLHQLQKVFKQNCCNSSNNNLGGCCKTKAANIDHNNMAFSMM
- the LOC122848207 gene encoding ATP synthase subunit delta, mitochondrial gives rise to the protein MASLTRTLRPVFRTVYSQVRNYAEAGNEMKFTLAGANQVFYDQVSIRQVDVPSFSGSFGILPKHVPTLAVLKPGVVTVYEESGDTKKVFVSSGTVTINEDSSVQILAEEAHAVESLDNSAAKDILNKAQQQLSSASSEKDKAEAAIAVEVAEALVSASA